In Artemia franciscana chromosome 4, ASM3288406v1, whole genome shotgun sequence, a single window of DNA contains:
- the LOC136026113 gene encoding importin-5-like, with protein sequence MLKFIAITIPCAGIVTTWAIKKYGESKKDERPKNVDRNPDRILKHKNDLKTANKGVGLDVGCEGFATGVKEVTGLLHKSHTNAGKMAYDDPQLGSLILAWARICEILGPQLEPYLQMAIPLVIQAANMEPDLHFEDRDAAESNMEIKITEDIKRKAIDLKILATFVAGVKEDSSDADKACEIILKNINFVEVNIRRAAVQSCRVVCEYAKYKDRKYKKTIFFSIVENIVDEPNKEILLEKLDLLVVCMKTFGAKIFDCDVIIKIDQILRKIFEIHDKNKEEKSKRKDDEANHGQLLNKIYYILHEILIINKYTFRWYFLELIKGPVNDLLTPEEPWEDQLFALRIVNEVIEYIGLEWDKWYSDKEKMFIEGTMEKIMRIIDCRPPAVVLEAAFHGIGLLGLHQGAIIKNLRSYPEFLTKTQFENLKKSKLFQNLKEAAIKLEKCIETEYTKDPEFLSAREKASDTLLILNMNIMPIAEQANTAEPIQLQSQNIFLKITNIFMNVKNWIGQARFSWARLDSNIDSN encoded by the coding sequence ATGCTTAAATTTATAGCCATTACGATTCCCTGCGCTGGAATAGTAACCACGTGGgcaattaaaaaatatggaGAATCCAAAAAGGATGAAAGGCCAAAGAATGTGGATAGAAACCCAGATAGAATTCTTAAGCATAAAAATGATCTCAAAACAGCCAACAAGGGTGTAGGATTAGATGTTGGCTGTGAAGGGTTTGCAACTGGCGTCAAAGAAGTCACGGGTCTGCTTCACAAGTCTCATACCAATGCTGGCAAAATGGCTTATGACGACCCTCAACTAGGGTCCTTGATTTTAGCTTGGGCTAGAATATGTGAAATCCTTGGACCACAGTTAGAACCTTACCTACAAATGGCTATACCACTTGTCATTCAAGCAGCTAATATGGAACCTGATTTACATTTCGAAGATCGAGATGCTGCTGAGAGCAAtatggaaataaaaataacagaagACATCAAAAGGAAAGCTATTGATTTGAAAATACTGGCAACTTTTGTTGCGGGAGTCAAAGAAGATTCTTCTGACGCTGACAAAGCATgcgaaataatattaaaaaatattaattttgttgaaGTTAACATCAGAAGAGCTGCAGTACAAAGCTGTCGCGTAGTATGTGAGTATGCCAAATATAAAGAtcgaaaatataagaaaacaattttcttttctatagtGGAAAATATAGTCGATGAGCCAAATAAGGAGATTTTGTTGGAAAAGCTCGATTTATTGGTTGTCTGTATGAAAACCTTCGGTGCTAAAATATTCGACTGTGAtgtaataattaaaattgaTCAAATCTTGaggaaaatctttgaaattcatgacaaaaataaggaagaaaagTCAAAAAGGAAGGACGATGAAGCTAATCATGGTCAGCTTCTGAACAAGATTTATTATATTCTCCATGAAATCCTCATTATAAACAAATACACTTTTAGATGGTATTTTCTTGAGCTGATAAAAGGCCCGGTTAATGATCTACTGACCCCTGAAGAACCATGGGAAGACCAGTTGTTTGCACTACGCATTGTCAATGAAGTAATTGAATATATTGGTCTAGAATGGGACAAATGGTACTctgacaaagaaaaaatgtttattgaAGGGACGATGGAAAAAATTATGAGGATAATTGACTGTAGGCCACCAGCAGTCGTTTTAGAGGCGGCCTTTCATGGAATTGGTCTTCTGGGGCTGCACCAAGGAGCCATTATTAAGAACTTACGAAGTTATCCAGAATTCCTAACAAAAACACAATtcgaaaacttgaaaaaatctaAGCTTTTTCAAAACCTGAAGGAAGCTGctataaaacttgaaaaatgtaTAGAAACAGAATATACAAAAGACCCAGAATTTCTTTCTGCAAGAGAAAAGGCCTCCGATACCTTGCTCATATTAAATATGAACATAATGCCAATTGCAGAGCAAGCCAATACTGCAGAGCCAATACAATTGCAGagccaaaacatatttttgaaaataacaaatatctttatgaatgtaaaaaactggATAGGTCAGGCTAGGTTTAGTTGGGCTAGGTTAGATAGTAATATAGATAGTAATTAG